A window of Zonotrichia leucophrys gambelii isolate GWCS_2022_RI chromosome 6, RI_Zleu_2.0, whole genome shotgun sequence genomic DNA:
agctggagagcagccccgtggaaagggacctgggggccCTGGTCAGTGGGAAGTTGACCATGAGCCAGCAGGAATCTgtgtcagaggaggtttaggctggatgtTGGGAAGAGgattttcacccagagggtggccaggcactggaacagaggagtggtcacagcaccaagcctgccaGAGTTCAATAcgtgtttggacaatgctctcaggcacacggtgtgattcttggggctgtcctgtgcagggccaggagctggactcgatgatcttcagaggtcccttccagctgaggatattctatgattctattacATCATGCTTCAGGAGAGAAAAACCCCtttacacattttaaattattgttcCTGTAGAACTTACAATCTTTCTTTAAAGTCTAGTTCACACAACATTACTGCATTATTGGACATGTCACTGAATTAAATATGACTACAGAATTCAATTACCATCAATGGGATCATGAAATACGTTATTTTCATCTGCAAAACTTCTGGTGCCTGAAATATTCCCATAATCAAATATTGGTCCTTCCAACAGGGTCACGATATCTATTCGATTAATTTTTGTCAATACAGAAGTTAAGgcatcagctgaaaaaaaaaaaagcaaaacacatcaGAAAAAGGTTCAGCATTGCAGAACTGTGTGATCATTTTTCTCAATTACATTCAAACTGCATTACTTACAAATTACTGTCATGTCCCAATGCCTTTGGTTCTAGCAAAGCCCAGCATTTGCCTGAGCAGTCATTCAGCTGCCTACTTATTCAACATACACATCTATTATGAGTCTACACTTTCTCCAAGTATAATTACATTACAACACAAAAGGCACAAAGAATAAGGTCAGATAGTTCTTAAAGAACATATTTACTTACTACTGacacaaaatattcttttactGGAGTGTAAAGGGAGAGTAAAAATCCTTTTACCATTCTGTTTTGAGGCAGAATATGCAGTCATGTAGGTAATAATGCATATAAGGCTATTCATGCAGTACATCATGAAATCTCATTTACAGTAATCCTGTTGTGAGAGCACAGTAATACTGGAAATCACTTCTACAGTGAAAGAGATCAAAGGAGACTCAAATGGTGTGTAGGAGTTGGTGGATCAGAGAAGGGTAACGAACACCATTCACACCTCACAAAAATCAACCCCTCTCTTTCAATTTGAGCAATTCAAGTGAAATGTACAGATGATAAACTCATAATCATCAGCACAGAATCAGCGTCTCCATCACTCCTCATAGGAGGAGTTTAGTCTTTTCCTATGACCTGCAAATTAGTGAGACTACCTAAACTTTCCAGGCAGTCATTTCCATGTTCTACATTCCTTGCTATTGGAAAGTTTTGCCTTTTATTGTCTTTACTGGAGCTCAAGTTCATTACCTGTTCTATCAGTTATGGATGTGGAGAACAGATCATTTCCTTCTGCATATATAGTGAATAAATATGACATATTTCTGACTCCTGGTAAAAATGCACCTGAAACTTCTTTTTTCATTGATGGTTTGTGAAGGACATTCATAATGTTTTCTTCAACTTGGCAACAACTGAAATGGGCTATAACTTATAAACAACAAAAGTAACTACTTGAACTTACTTGTAGCATTTTTCCCATCTCTGGTAAcccatttttttaataacatgaAGCTTTGAGCAATAAGAGAATTCGGGTTTTCTACTCGGATTTGATTTATTTCATCCACAGAAAAATTCAGTTCTCTTGCCAGTTctataaagacaaaaaaagcaagcgagaaaagaaaacaaacccaaaaacaccaaagaaagcaaaaatcccTCAATTGTGTTGTCAAGCTTAAAAAAACTAACTTTCATAAAAACTAACATAGGTCACAGAGACATCAACAAAACTCCCTGACACAAACTTTACAGATAACAATGAACATGGCATTATATCCCCATACTTCCTAAGCCTCTCAGCTCCTTGGGAGAACATCCCGACAGGAAAGCCATTCAGctattttctctttgatttaCCGAAAGATCAAGGAATAATTTCCTATTAGGCATCTTTGCCCAGCAACACATTGCACATTTTGGGAAGCTGTGAATTTGGCAGAGCCTGATGCAGTCTTGCTGCGTCTTTTGGTAAAAGAATACCTAAACACATGCAATAGCAAAGACAGATTTCAATATCAAAGCAGAAAAGCTTACCTGTCCAGCTAAGTCCTAGGTGATCAGCTACAATTGCCATCCTTATATCTGTCCGTTCACATGGACTCTGTGGACCTGTGATTTACAATTTCTCAATTAAAAAGGTTTTGCACAGAAAACCACAATACCGGATAATagtttataataaataatagcTTTAATTGACTAAGTTGACAGTGCTTATATTGTTTACTAGAATGGTTGTGTGACCTAATAAcctacaaaacaaaattttttcaCAACTTTTAGATTTTCACCTGTGTAAAGCCAAAATGTAAAACTACATGATGTCGTGTAATGAAACCAAACATGCTGACAATCTATCTGTTAGACTGTAGACAAGTTGTTGAATTACTGGTGAAAACCACCAAGGCCAGATTATTGTCTATTTTCTCTACTTTGACAGAACAAATATACTGTCACAAAAGACATCTTTCAATTTCTGAGTTACATCAATTTCTGAGTTACATGAATGTAGCTTTGGCATGCTTCACTAGCTTTCTACAGTACAGAATTTgtttgaaggaagaaaaaagagaataagaCAGCACATACAGATGACAATGACAGAATGAAAACTACAGTTAAGTCACTCCACAGGCAATCACAACAGTTCATGCACTAGGATCAACAAGTTGAAAGTTTTACAAACTAGGCTTGATCTCCACGAGGTGAGCCATGAGAGCTCCAGAAACCTGACTGCCTTCATTCTCACCAGTCCTCTtactcctcctcctctcacTGTCGGCCTTTTCACTCTTTGATTTTATAGATGCTGCCTCTGTTCTCATGTCTCTAGCAGACTTCGGTGTAATGGAAGGCAGGTAAACTTGAGTAGCTTCTGATAAGGATGTGTTCCTTGATGTACTGTCTTCTTCATCATCAGAGACCTCTGACTGcatctttttctcttcatcaGAAAGACGATCCACAAGCTTTAATGTCTCACCACTAATTCCCTTAAAATATTCAATAGAATGTTTACATACCTCCCTaagctgatttttctttactttaaCTGTTGTCATGGTGACGGAGGTAGATCTTACCTTTACTGGTAATTTAGAAGgaagttgttttggtttttctttctctacctGCTCTTGttttggcagggctggagtTCTTCTAGCTACATTACTCCTATGTGTGTTTTTTACAGGAATCCTAGACCTTGCTTCTAGACAGGGagaagaattattttgttttgctttgtcgGGCTTACTAGCCTCTTTCGCTTTACTCCCTGTATTGCTTTGGAGATTATTTTGGGAAAAGACTTGTTTTACTGAGCTGGCCTTTACAGGAAGCTTTGATTTTCCTCTAGCTCCTACCAACTCTGTTGACTTTTGCTGCTCTCCGTGTGGCTTTTGCTTATCTCTTACTCTGTGTCCTTGTGTTGTCCCTGTACCTTTTCCTGAAGTGCTTTTCGCTTGATTAGCTTTCTGGAGGGAACATTTCGGTTCCAAATGTTCTTTTAGCACTACATTACAGGGAATATCATCTGTAGGGACAGCAGATGAATCCaaattgttgttgttattaaaattatcttttggaaaatcagtgttttctgtttgcCTACAGCTCGTCTGGCTAGAAGCTGAACTCGCAATCACTTCTACAGTTTCATTTTCTAATCCCTCACCACTTGGCATCACAGCTTCTATCTTATCTGTCACTTCTCCAGGGCCATCTTTCTTCAGAGTCATGGTGGaagcagaaattcccattttaattGGTGTGCGCAATTTGGGATCAACTTTGGAAGCGTTTACTGCTGCCGATGATTTCTCCAGGGAGTTACTACCAAGTGTTTGTTCCATGCAATCTCCACTGGCCTGGATGCCGGGCTTATTTTCAACTGCTGTTGTTTCTACTGGTCTCTCTAGGGTTGTTTCTACagtgctgtcccctgcctgtggctgtgtgATGGCAGTGACTGTACTTTTATCCCCTTCCCCCTTGTCCCCTGACTTCCCTTCAGAAGTATGCTCACCAATCTGAAAAAATTGGAGTCTTTCTTCAACAAAATCCCTCTTGCTCATGTCAATTGCACCACTGCGAGTCATCTCAAACATCTTCCCCTCATGAAATGGGAAGGGGTTGGGCTCGCTAGTTGGCGTACTCTCATCTGTTGGAGTTCTGGCTGGTGTGGTGTCAGGTGTTGTTGCTTGAGATCTGTCTTCCACTGCCAGACCAAATGGCTTAGCCTCATCCTCCCTCGATTTAGTCTCAAACACTTCATCGTCACCTCGGTTATTCGACCACGGGTCAAAATCTAGACTCTTGGTGGCCACAGTTTTGAAGGGTGTCGCGAATTCTTCGTCTACTTTGTAACTGAAATACGAGTCAGGAAATACAGTCCTGTCAGGGTGTCTGccttccaaagagaaaaactgtGCCCCTGACTTCTTATCGCTCTTATCTCCAGCTTTGTCAGAAGATGGACCTTTGGAAGGTGTCTTGTCTTCTTCAGGGCCTACCTTGCCTTCCTCCTCAATGACTTCAAGCTTACTCTGGCTAAAGCAGCGATCAGTCTGCTTTAGAATGCCTTCTGTAGTCCATACGTCCTTTTTGGTTTCAACTGCCGGACCTGCAAGTTTAGAATCACTCTCAGTTAAACCATCATCTTCATCTTGCAAATCATAACCGTCCAGAGAGTCAATCTCTGTCGCATCGGTATCATGGGAGAATTCTGCAGTGGTTGCTATGGAACACTCTGTGACAGACTGGTCATTGTTACTCCCATTTTGCACTACATCATTCTGGGGTGAATCAACCCCATTGTCAAACTCATTGGGTTTCCCAGAAGTGGGATGTCCTAACTCTTTCTGTTTCTCAATCTTTTCAGGGGCTTTGGGTTTTGAGGTCTCTTTGTGGTCATCTTCCAGCTCTTTCAGTTTGAACGTATACTTTTTAAGCGGAACGGGCTGATAGAGGGATTCATCATCACTGGAGTCACTGACATCTGCTCCCGGTGGCACAGGAGAAGGTGGCTGCACTCTGATGACAGGTTCAGCCAGCTGGCACTTGTCGTGTTCATCTTGCAAGTTCACTTCAGTCATCTCCATCTCACTCTCAGTGGAATAATGAGGCTTCTTTTCTGATTCACCTTGATCTGCATCCAgtggtggaggaggagggaattCAATATAGGCAACTCTGTTACCTTTGGGTCTTTTGTTAGAGTCCTTATTTATGAGATTAGGTAATGTTTTGTCAATCTGTGGTTCCTCAACCTCTGCCTGTTTCACAGATGTTGTCTTAgcctctgcttcctcctctgaCTCCTCAGACACCTCAGGAATAGGGCTGGGCTTGCCTGGGATATAAGCTATTAGTGAGTCAGGTGTTTTAGATGTAAACTCGTAACTCACTTCCTCTGAACTCGGTGTTTCTGGTGTTAAAGGGCTTTTACCAGAGCTGTCTATAAAGGACACTTGTTCTAGCGTGTCATCCTCTGGACTACCTTGTGGAGAAGGAGGCTGTTTCTGCTGCCTAGCTGTGTAAAATGTCCCCCTCGTCTCTTGTACTGTCTTACTTTCCTGActgacaatttttttaatactacCTTGTTGCACCTCTTTCTCATATTGCTTTCCTACTTGAACAAAACTGACATAAACAGGTAAAgtcttaatttcttttactCCCTCAGTGCTCACTAGCGGTGCAACTTTATTCAAGTAATCACTGGCACCGGGGTCAGCTATGTCACTTGAAGGAAATTCCTTTCCTGGGCTACATTCTAAAGAATCTGGTGATTTGCTAGGGGATAGCTCTGTTTCCTCAGCAGGAGGACTTAGACCTATTGAGCTCTGCTGCTTGGTAACCTTTCTGATTTCTGAATGCTTTACTTTTTCATCTTCCACATAATCAATCTGCCTTTCAACTTTCTCCTGAATCACAGCTGATTGGGATACTTTAGCTGAAAGTTCATAGACACCATCAAGCATGGCTCTCTTCTCCTCAACAATTCTGACTGGGATATGGGACACAgcaatttcttctttccttttggaTACTTTATCAGCCACTTCACCATTACGTTCCCCCTCCCTGACAACAAATTCTCTGTATAAAACCCTTTTTGAGGGGGATTTTACAGTCAGTTCCTTCACTTCTTCCGAATGGATTCCATTTGAGGCCACTTTGTGCTCTGTCACAGTGATAAATTCACTTTTTTGGTCAGTTTTAGATTCAGCATGATCAACATGGTTTTCTTTTACTGTATCTGGAACCAGCACATGTgaaagcttttccttctgcGTTTTATGGTTAGAAGTTCCAGGACTTTCCCACGTCCTATAGATTTTTTTGTCCCAGTGTCCCTTCGCCGTTGAGTCTGAGCCATACACCAGGTCTTTTGCCCGTGGTTCTGAAATGCATTCTGCCACGCCTTTCCTCATCTCAGTTCTTTGTGTGTCTGAAGCACGAGAGTCTTCCACAGCTTTCCCTTTACCTGGAACAAGGTCTTCCTGTATTTTCACCTCTTTCTGTAAAGCTGTGCTCCCATCAATGACCTCTATTTGCTTTGCGTGCTTCTCTCTTGAATAGGACTGATACACTGGTAACTTACtttcttgcaatttttttaCTGGAATTTTGGACTGACCATCcagctttttctcttcttgagTTACGTCCTTACTTCTGGGACTTATACCTTGCTCAAATTTAAGCCTAATGGAACTGAGCTTTGATTGCTTCAGCTGAAATCCAGTCTCAGGCACTCCAGTCTGCTGAGCGCTTCCTTTGTGTTCCATAGTTCGTTTAGAGTCCTCTGCAGGTTGCACATATATCCTTTTTTCAGGACTGCTGGGCAAACTGGATGCTTTCCTTTCATCCACCTTGGGAAAGCACTTCCCATCGTGTGCATACTGCTTCACCTTACTCCAATCATCCCCAGATGATGGCAATTCAGAGAGCAGAACCTTctcggggctgctgctggcagagctctggctaGAATGTATTTCCTTGCCATTTTTtttatgctgctttttctctggAGACTGTAGCTCATCATTCAACTTCTCTGTTTTATCCCGAAAAAACTGGGATACTTCAGTcagtttttcttctgcctctttAACAGTCCTGTCCACCCTGTCTTCATATATCAACTTTTCTCTACCTCTGTCTAATCTGTCCTCAGTAAAGCGCATCCACATTGCATGTTTGTGACTACTAACATCTCCAGTGTAGTGTAACACTGTCACTTTATCATAATGATCCTCCTTAGACATTTTACCTACACCATTTTCAGATACATCTTTATAGATTTTGGAGATAATCTCTTTTTTGGGGGCAGTAGCTACTTTTTCTCTGCATCGTTTATCAGTCCCCTGTAACTCTACACTAAGGGGTAGAGCATGGTCAGTAACTGACTCCTCAGTATCAGAATGAGACACATCTAGCTTTTCTGAAAGAAGCATTTTCTCAGCAAACCTGTAAGACTCCCCTCTTAGTTCTGACAACTCATCATCATGGTATTCTACTGAGTGCTGACTCAAAAGCTTCAGTGTTTTGTAAGAGTCATCAGACATGAGTTGAGCAGAACTAGGGCGACTGTCTTCTTCCTGGGACACGGGAGTGTTAACTCTAGAGGATTCCAGATAAGAAGGAAGTGACTCTTCGGCCGTGAGCTCCTCTTCTTCTTGCTGACCTTGTTCGTCTGAACAAGGAAAAGCATCATGTTTTTCCAACTCTTTTAAGTTAATATCTCCCCGAGGTAAGTCTTTCTGATATAcatacatttctttttctggatgcttttttgtttctctaatAATGACTTCAGTAGGTTCAGCCTGATTACCTTGTTCAATATGGACCTCTATTATTCGCTCCAGTTTGGGTTTCATTTTGCTGTCCTTCTCTGCATGTTGTGGTGAAGTTTCAGCAGACTTGCTAACATCGGGCGTTACTGATGATTTATGTTCAAACAGACCTGCCAGTTCTTTGGAAGGGTCACGTCCAGACTGAAAGGCTTTCATTATGTCATGAACAGACATTGTTTCCTCAATTCTTTCAGAGGTGCTTTCTGTGCACGGAGGTTTATGATAAACCATCCTAGTTGTTGTAGTGATATGAGTTTCTTCTTTTACTCGGACACCTTTACCAAGGACGCACTTATGGTCGTCCTCTTCACTGCCACTGGCTTTCATTTGAAAAGCTTTAACCTTCTCTTTAATGGACCCAGAAGGTTTTTGCTCCAGCTCCATAAATGTAGGGGAAGGTTTTGAAGCTGGTAGCTCCTCTGCCTTCTGCTCTGGAATATCTTCCGAAGATGGTTCGTAGCTGCGGATGACGTGAACTACTTCAGTTCTTGTTTCTGTAATGACAGGAGGGATGGGCACATCATGGAAAAGTGGTTTTGGCCCTGTGCTTTCAGCACTTTGTGGGGCAGAAGGTGTCTTTTCGCTCCTCGTTTCAAAGCCACTGTCAGACAAGGGACTTTTATCTTGATCATGTTGAGAAAAGTCATCTGGAGACTCCAAAATAGTGTCTGTTCCAAAAAAGGAGTCTGCAATTTTACATAACTCCTTTTCCGATGTTGAAGGCCTCATGGAGGCTGGAGGCATTTTAAGTTTATGTTCCTGCAAAGCGATGGCTGGTTTTAAAATGCGCTTTTGTCTCTCTtcaccttcttttttcccctcttcaaaCTTGTACTTTATGTTTGTTAATGAACTGCTACCGATATCATTCGCTAAGTAATCAATAACTTTTGACAAGCTATAATCCTTTTCCGACAtggttttagttttaatttGGACCTTCTCTGGAACAGATATAGGAGGGCTTGTCAAAGCTTGCTGTCTCGCTTCATCAATCTCCTCTGTACTGAACTCTACCCAGTCATCCTCAGACAGGTGTCCTTGATCACTTTTGGGTACTTTAGCCGACCCTTTACTTTCTAAACACACATCCTTTTTCAGAATCTCACTAACTTTTACTAAGTcctcttttactttctcaacAATTTTAAAGGGCTCTTCATCATCAATTCTACCCTCTTTTGGTATGTCAGGTTGGAACGGCTTGTCCTCTGCGACATCTGTCTGCAATATCGCAGTCATTCTTATCAGATCCTCTTTCATTTCAGCAACATCTTTCAGTATCTCCTGACTGGAGGATAAGGAAGATGGTGTGGACAGTTTGAGAGCAGAGGGTGCTAAAAACAAGGATGATTTTATTGGAGATGAAGTTCGAGTAAAGGTAGGCTGCGTGCGCGCCTCTGTAGTCAATGTTTTAATAGGTGACAGTAATGCAGCGGCTGATTTTGTAAGCGAAGACGACTCTGGGAGCTTCTTTAATGCTGGTTCAGACAAAACATTGACTACAGAATATACTGGCACTGTTATTGTTGATGAAGTTACTGATGAGGTAGTTGCAGATATTGACCCAAGGGCTGTGTACAAAGCACCTGCAGGAGGAGTTCTCATTGACTGGAAAGCTGATGGTGCTGAAGACACAAATGACCTGAGTGGAGAAAATGACATTGTTGTAGCTGTTGAAAACACTCTCTCAGCCGTGTCAGCAACTGCGTTAGCAGCACAAGTTGCAGaatgtgcagctgcagagatctTGTCTTGAAAAACACCTGCAGCTTTGGATCCATTTATTAAGTTGGCAGAGGATGGGTATTTCAGAGGTGACACAGACCCATTGAGCAATGGTACATCTGTGTGCCCAGCTACATGTTTTGCTGGCGACGAGAGAGACGAGGCCATCATGACTTTAGTGGATGAAACAGCATCAACTGCTGACTTAGCAGGTGACACCACTGACTTTAGAGGGGACGATAAAAGTGAGGATGCTGATGTGATGACCGATTTAAGCGGCAAGCTCGAAGAGTACATGTTAATGTTGGATTTGGGGGATGCTGGAGGCGTCATGGTTATGGATGATCTCTCCAAGAGAGATCCTGCTGTAGTCACTGGAGATGTCCGAGAGGGGAATGTGGTAGTGGAGGCCAGCCCTTTGAGACTGGCAGCTTCTGTGACTGCGGGAGCTCTGATGAAAGAGCCTGAAGTGACCTGCATGTTGTAGGGAGGCTGCGAGACCACAGTTTTTATTGGCGAAGAGATTGTCCGAAACGATCTAATCGGAGATGCTACATCACTAACAGATTTAACTGAAGACGTGGTAGAAGCTCCTAACGTGGATTTGATTGGAGAAGTAGAAGAAACAGACCATATTGATTTTAATGGGGAAGCTGTAGGAGTGTTAGAGGAAGAGCTTGATAAGGAAGTGAAGCCTGATTTGGTTTGCCCAGGCACTGTAATTGGAGCTGTTGTCCATGACTGATATGGCCGTGTTGAAAAGAATGGCTTGTATGAGTAAGTAGCAGGTAGGGATCTTGTTGCTCCTGCACTCCGTTCAACTGTTTCTTAAATtgttaaattaaaatcaaacataaaaatcaacaaaaatgGTTGAAAAACAGAGAGACCAGAGAAGAAAATTGGTCAGTAAACGTTGTAATATTACAAAAAGC
This region includes:
- the ANK3 gene encoding ankyrin-3 isoform X12; translated protein: MAHAASQLKKNRDLEINAEEETEKKRKHRKRSRDRKKKSDTNASYLRAARAGNLEKALDYLKNGVDINISNQNGLNALHLASKEGHVEVVSELIQRGASVDAATKKGNTALHIASLAGQAEVVKVLVTNRANVNAQSQNGFTPLYMAAQENHLEVVKFLLDNGASQSLATEDGFTPLAVALQQGHDQVVSLLLENDTKGKVRLPALHIAARKDDTKAAALLLQNDHNADVESKSGFTPLHIAAHYGNINVATLLLNRGAAVDFTARNDITPLHVASKRGNANMVKLLLDRGAKIDAKTRDGLTPLHCGARSGHEQVVEMLLDRGAPILSKTKNGLSPLHMATQGDHLNCVQLLIQHNVPVDDVTNDYLTALHVAAHCGHYKVAKVLLDKKANPNAKALNGFTPLHIACKKNRIKVMELLLKHGASIQAVTESGLTPIHVAAFMGHVNIVSQLMHHGASPNTTNVRGETALHMAARAGQTEVVRYLVQNGAQVEAKAKDDQTPLHISARLGKADIVQQLLQQGASPNAATTSGYTPLHLSAREGHEDVASVLLDHGASLSIITKKGFTPLHVAAKYGKIEVANLLLQKNASPDASGKSGLTPLHVAAHYDNQKVALLLLDQGASPHASAKNGYTPLHIAAKKNQMDIATTLLEYGADANAVTRQGIAPLHLASQDGHVDMVSLLLARSANVSLSNKSGLTPLHLAAQEDRVNVAEVLVNQGAAVDAQTKMGYTPLHVGCHYGNIKIVNFLLQHSAKVNAKTKNGYTPLHQAAQQGHTHIINVLLQHGAAPNELTVNGNTALAIAKRLGYISVVDTLKVVTEETMTTITVTEKHKMNVPETMNEVLDMSDDEGEDAMTGDTDKYLGPQDLKELGDDSLPAEGYMGFSLGARSASSDRSYTLNRSSYARDSMMIEELLVPAKDQHLTFQREFDSDSLRHYSWAADTLDNVNLVSSPIHSGFLVSFMVDARGGSMRGSRHHGMRIIIPPRKCTAPTRITCRLVKRHKLASPPPMVEGEGLASRLVEMGPAGAQFLGPVIVEIPHFGSMRGKERELIVLRSENGETWKEHQYDSKHEDLTEILNGMDEELDSAEELEKKRICRIVTKDFPQYFAVVSRIKQESNQIGPEGGVLSSTTVPRVQAAFPEGALTKRIRVGLQAQPVPEEIVKKILGNKATFSPIVTVEPRRRKFHKPITMTIPVPPPSGEGVTNGYKGDTTPSLRLLCSITGGTSPAQWEDITGTTPLTFSNDCVSFTTNVSARFWLADCHQVLETVGLATQLYRELICVPYMAKFVIFAKMNDPVESNLRCFCMTDDKVDKTLEQQENFEEVARSKDIEVLEGKPIYVDCYGNLAPLTKGGQQLVFNFYAFKENRLPFSIKVRDTSQEPCGRLSFLKEPKTTKGLPQTAVCNLNITLPAHKKETESDQDDETEKADRRQNFVSLALRKRYSYLTEPGMKTVERSAGATRSLPATYSYKPFFSTRPYQSWTTAPITVPGQTKSGFTSLSSSSSNTPTASPLKSIWSVSSTSPIKSTLGASTTSSVKSVSDVASPIRSFRTISSPIKTVVSQPPYNMQVTSGSFIRAPAVTEAASLKGLASTTTFPSRTSPVTTAGSLLERSSITMTPPASPKSNINMYSSSLPLKSVITSASSLLSSPLKSVVSPAKSAVDAVSSTKVMMASSLSSPAKHVAGHTDVPLLNGSVSPLKYPSSANLINGSKAAGVFQDKISAAAHSATCAANAVADTAERVFSTATTMSFSPLRSFVSSAPSAFQSMRTPPAGALYTALGSISATTSSVTSSTITVPVYSVVNVLSEPALKKLPESSSLTKSAAALLSPIKTLTTEARTQPTFTRTSSPIKSSLFLAPSALKLSTPSSLSSSQEILKDVAEMKEDLIRMTAILQTDVAEDKPFQPDIPKEGRIDDEEPFKIVEKVKEDLVKVSEILKKDVCLESKGSAKVPKSDQGHLSEDDWVEFSTEEIDEARQQALTSPPISVPEKVQIKTKTMSEKDYSLSKVIDYLANDIGSSSLTNIKYKFEEGKKEGEERQKRILKPAIALQEHKLKMPPASMRPSTSEKELCKIADSFFGTDTILESPDDFSQHDQDKSPLSDSGFETRSEKTPSAPQSAESTGPKPLFHDVPIPPVITETRTEVVHVIRSYEPSSEDIPEQKAEELPASKPSPTFMELEQKPSGSIKEKVKAFQMKASGSEEDDHKCVLGKGVRVKEETHITTTTRMVYHKPPCTESTSERIEETMSVHDIMKAFQSGRDPSKELAGLFEHKSSVTPDVSKSAETSPQHAEKDSKMKPKLERIIEVHIEQGNQAEPTEVIIRETKKHPEKEMYVYQKDLPRGDINLKELEKHDAFPCSDEQGQQEEEELTAEESLPSYLESSRVNTPVSQEEDSRPSSAQLMSDDSYKTLKLLSQHSVEYHDDELSELRGESYRFAEKMLLSEKLDVSHSDTEESVTDHALPLSVELQGTDKRCREKVATAPKKEIISKIYKDVSENGVGKMSKEDHYDKVTVLHYTGDVSSHKHAMWMRFTEDRLDRGREKLIYEDRVDRTVKEAEEKLTEVSQFFRDKTEKLNDELQSPEKKQHKKNGKEIHSSQSSASSSPEKVLLSELPSSGDDWSKVKQYAHDGKCFPKVDERKASSLPSSPEKRIYVQPAEDSKRTMEHKGSAQQTGVPETGFQLKQSKLSSIRLKFEQGISPRSKDVTQEEKKLDGQSKIPVKKLQESKLPVYQSYSREKHAKQIEVIDGSTALQKEVKIQEDLVPGKGKAVEDSRASDTQRTEMRKGVAECISEPRAKDLVYGSDSTAKGHWDKKIYRTWESPGTSNHKTQKEKLSHVLVPDTVKENHVDHAESKTDQKSEFITVTEHKVASNGIHSEEVKELTVKSPSKRVLYREFVVREGERNGEVADKVSKRKEEIAVSHIPVRIVEEKRAMLDGVYELSAKVSQSAVIQEKVERQIDYVEDEKVKHSEIRKVTKQQSSIGLSPPAEETELSPSKSPDSLECSPGKEFPSSDIADPGASDYLNKVAPLVSTEGVKEIKTLPVYVSFVQVGKQYEKEVQQGSIKKIVSQESKTVQETRGTFYTARQQKQPPSPQGSPEDDTLEQVSFIDSSGKSPLTPETPSSEEVSYEFTSKTPDSLIAYIPGKPSPIPEVSEESEEEAEAKTTSVKQAEVEEPQIDKTLPNLINKDSNKRPKGNRVAYIEFPPPPPLDADQGESEKKPHYSTESEMEMTEVNLQDEHDKCQLAEPVIRVQPPSPVPPGADVSDSSDDESLYQPVPLKKYTFKLKELEDDHKETSKPKAPEKIEKQKELGHPTSGKPNEFDNGVDSPQNDVVQNGSNNDQSVTECSIATTAEFSHDTDATEIDSLDGYDLQDEDDGLTESDSKLAGPAVETKKDVWTTEGILKQTDRCFSQSKLEVIEEEGKVGPEEDKTPSKGPSSDKAGDKSDKKSGAQFFSLEGRHPDRTVFPDSYFSYKVDEEFATPFKTVATKSLDFDPWSNNRGDDEVFETKSREDEAKPFGLAVEDRSQATTPDTTPARTPTDESTPTSEPNPFPFHEGKMFEMTRSGAIDMSKRDFVEERLQFFQIGEHTSEGKSGDKGEGDKSTVTAITQPQAGDSTVETTLERPVETTAVENKPGIQASGDCMEQTLGSNSLEKSSAAVNASKVDPKLRTPIKMGISASTMTLKKDGPGEVTDKIEAVMPSGEGLENETVEVIASSASSQTSCRQTENTDFPKDNFNNNNNLDSSAVPTDDIPCNVVLKEHLEPKCSLQKANQAKSTSGKGTGTTQGHRVRDKQKPHGEQQKSTELVGARGKSKLPVKASSVKQVFSQNNLQSNTGSKAKEASKPDKAKQNNSSPCLEARSRIPVKNTHRSNVARRTPALPKQEQVEKEKPKQLPSKLPVKVRSTSVTMTTVKVKKNQLREVCKHSIEYFKGISGETLKLVDRLSDEEKKMQSEVSDDEEDSTSRNTSLSEATQVYLPSITPKSARDMRTEAASIKSKSEKADSERRRSKRTGPQSPCERTDIRMAIVADHLGLSWTELARELNFSVDEINQIRVENPNSLIAQSFMLLKKWVTRDGKNATTDALTSVLTKINRIDIVTLLEGPIFDYGNISGTRSFADENNVFHDPIDGYPSIQVELETPTGLRFVPPTPLHQDDFLSDTSSLESPLRTPSRLSDVVVTSQGHVDGTAAAPPVVTEEDTSLDDSRVDFSVPREGTPKDISLGESQLEEVDLKDFPRYLGSYGISKDAKQRQSEETSKRGVRTEQPEREKSGTDEEMTAEKFKSLFEDIHLEEGAESEEMTEERVWSILKGVQQAEREMSSITGWQPDSSSVSEAPTSGRRIGGSLLDRLDESSDQCRDSVTSYVKGEAGKPETNGSLSESTSEAKTKSYIQEALNDVGKHSDKETLKTKSQISTGTDEQTLSSAAYQKSLEETSKPTTEGSKTSVPVSVKKMGWSTSEDGKPRTSIQEEEGAVMSEQKGEEAKNIPGESVTEEQFTDEEGNVITRKITRKVVRRVVIPHERKVGEMQGEAYKVKTKKEVRHVEKKSYS